The following coding sequences lie in one Candidatus Marinarcus aquaticus genomic window:
- a CDS encoding AEC family transporter encodes MDNFLLIGLAIIAGYVLQKLKIFPNDAPNTLNKFVIYISLPAMIFLQIPKVELSINMAIPIVIGWITISVSALLVLALSRWMNFNKEITGALMLVAVLGNTSFLGIPIINAYFGADALPYVIVYDQMATFIALAVYGTLIVSIYSHNSELNVKIIVHKVVTFPPFLSLIIALFLIGIEFPPVISSVLATLGATIVPLALVAVGLQLQLKLPGHEIKPFTTALFVKLIVSPILAAIVCYILGWNGEVARISIMEAGMGPMITAGAVASMAGLAPRLSASILGYGILFAFFTTAVIYQLTDSFVG; translated from the coding sequence ATGGATAATTTTTTACTCATTGGGTTGGCAATTATTGCAGGGTATGTTCTGCAAAAACTAAAAATCTTTCCAAACGATGCCCCCAATACGCTCAATAAGTTTGTGATTTACATCTCATTGCCCGCAATGATTTTTTTACAAATACCTAAAGTGGAACTTTCGATTAATATGGCCATCCCTATTGTCATTGGATGGATTACCATCTCTGTTTCCGCACTTTTAGTATTAGCACTGTCTCGATGGATGAATTTTAATAAAGAGATCACAGGTGCATTGATGTTGGTGGCGGTTTTAGGGAATACTTCATTTTTAGGTATTCCTATAATTAATGCGTATTTTGGTGCCGATGCCTTACCGTATGTCATTGTCTATGACCAAATGGCCACATTTATTGCATTGGCGGTGTATGGTACGTTGATTGTCTCTATTTACAGTCATAACAGTGAACTCAATGTTAAAATCATTGTACATAAAGTCGTAACTTTTCCACCGTTTCTTTCATTGATTATTGCACTGTTTTTAATTGGAATAGAGTTTCCACCTGTTATTTCAAGTGTATTAGCAACGCTTGGAGCGACCATTGTACCATTGGCACTCGTTGCTGTAGGTCTTCAACTCCAGCTTAAATTGCCGGGTCATGAAATCAAACCTTTTACCACAGCACTGTTTGTAAAACTCATTGTCTCACCTATATTAGCAGCCATTGTCTGTTATATCTTAGGATGGAATGGTGAAGTTGCACGTATCTCTATTATGGAAGCAGGAATGGGACCTATGATCACTGCAGGTGCGGTTGCATCTATGGCAGGTCTGGCACCACGATTGAGTGCTTCTATTTTAGGTTATGGTATTTTATTTGCGTTTTTTACAACCGCTGTGATTTACCAACTCACAGATTCTTTTGTAGGTTAA
- a CDS encoding NAD(P)H-dependent oxidoreductase, which yields MKNVLIINGHQYYDGVAKGELTQNIIGKADEFLTKNGFEVKHTHIEKGYVIEKEADKLLWADYIIFQYPVYWMGTPWIAKKYFDEVLTQGKHYVSDGRSREDASKTYGSGGLLKGKYMLSLTYNCPKSEFENPKGFFDGLSLDEANIASHKIFQFCGLRPMQSYSVHDIFKGDMNLEEELKRLEAVLQNNFLN from the coding sequence ATGAAAAATGTTTTGATTATTAATGGGCACCAATATTATGATGGTGTAGCTAAAGGTGAGTTGACTCAAAATATCATTGGTAAAGCGGATGAGTTTTTAACAAAAAATGGTTTTGAAGTCAAGCATACACATATTGAAAAAGGGTATGTGATTGAAAAAGAAGCAGATAAACTGCTTTGGGCAGATTATATCATTTTTCAATACCCAGTGTATTGGATGGGAACACCTTGGATTGCAAAAAAATATTTTGATGAAGTATTAACGCAAGGAAAACATTATGTCAGTGATGGACGAAGCAGAGAAGATGCGTCTAAAACATATGGAAGTGGTGGCTTGTTAAAAGGAAAATATATGTTAAGTCTAACTTATAACTGTCCAAAAAGTGAGTTTGAAAACCCTAAAGGATTCTTTGATGGATTGAGTTTGGATGAAGCCAATATCGCTTCACATAAAATCTTCCAATTTTGTGGGTTAAGACCAATGCAATCATACTCAGTTCATGACATCTTTAAAGGGGATATGAACTTAGAAGAAGAGCTTAAGAGACTCGAAGCAGTGCTTCAAAATAACTTTTTAAATTAA
- a CDS encoding TonB-dependent siderophore receptor: protein MKKKNKVIPLSLCTAMLVGTSLYSNDVQSNKENMQDRITVQEVDVVESATGASEDTNSYTIGSTRSATKLNLSLKETPQSVKIITNQQIEDRGIDSYQDIMANITGVTLNKWDERIYPTARGFDIDYYQIDGTPTFLNIADHDPDLSIYDRVEVVKGANGLVTGAGNPAMSLNFIRKHANSKELTGNVKLEAGSFDTQSATLDVSTPLNQKGTLRARFIGKYNETDTFLDDYKKENKVFYGVVDADITDSTYLSIGASYQDLKRTGIRWGGLPGFYSDGSHTNFDRSMNATEDWTYWNVETKTVFADFEQYIYKDIKLKASYSHMNVQEETALLYLRGSVDKATGSGTSYLTYYSDAEFEEDNFDTYISAPFKTGDLEHEVIFGYSYNKSDELSNKYSYPDGYTYPALADIHNINIAKPNKTLDLDWTIGKTIQQAFYLTGRFSLMEDLKLITGGRITSWKYYAKNANTKPRIHDDEFTPFAGLVYNMDDNHSIYTSYTEIFKPQKERTQNGDYLDPITGKNYEVGIKGEYFDGQLNAGLSVFRIEQDNVAQEKDGVFVVGNPTEKAHSAAEGVTSKGVELEVAGNINDNWDIAFGIANFEAKDAQGEKVSTKSSRTTANFFTKYRLNKLSMGLGANYQSKFYTGSGANKIEQKAYTIANAMLSYDVNQNLKLQMNVDNLFDKEYYEGIGSNSMVYGAPRTTMLMMKYSF, encoded by the coding sequence GTGAAAAAAAAGAATAAGGTTATTCCGTTATCCTTATGTACTGCAATGCTTGTAGGAACAAGTTTATATTCAAATGATGTACAAAGTAATAAAGAGAATATGCAAGACAGAATTACGGTTCAAGAAGTTGACGTTGTCGAGAGTGCAACAGGAGCAAGTGAAGATACAAACTCATATACAATTGGATCAACACGTTCTGCAACGAAGTTAAATCTATCTCTAAAAGAGACACCTCAATCGGTTAAAATTATAACCAATCAACAAATTGAGGACAGAGGTATTGACTCATACCAAGATATTATGGCAAATATCACGGGCGTTACACTGAATAAGTGGGATGAAAGAATCTATCCTACGGCAAGAGGGTTTGATATAGATTATTATCAAATCGATGGTACACCAACTTTTTTAAATATTGCAGACCATGATCCTGATTTATCAATTTATGACAGAGTTGAAGTGGTCAAAGGTGCCAATGGTTTAGTAACGGGTGCAGGTAACCCTGCTATGAGTTTGAATTTTATTCGAAAACATGCCAACTCTAAAGAGTTAACTGGAAATGTGAAATTAGAAGCAGGCTCTTTTGATACCCAAAGTGCAACACTGGATGTCTCAACTCCATTGAATCAAAAGGGAACTTTACGAGCACGATTTATTGGTAAATACAATGAAACTGATACCTTCTTAGATGATTATAAAAAAGAGAATAAAGTATTTTATGGAGTTGTAGATGCAGACATCACAGACTCAACGTACTTATCTATTGGTGCAAGTTACCAAGACTTAAAGAGAACAGGAATTCGATGGGGTGGGTTACCCGGTTTTTACAGCGATGGAAGCCACACGAATTTTGACCGTTCTATGAATGCAACCGAAGATTGGACCTATTGGAATGTTGAAACCAAAACAGTGTTTGCTGATTTTGAGCAATACATATATAAAGATATTAAACTTAAAGCGTCGTACTCACATATGAACGTACAAGAAGAGACTGCACTTCTTTATTTAAGAGGAAGTGTTGATAAAGCTACGGGTTCTGGAACGTCATATTTAACATACTACTCTGATGCAGAGTTTGAAGAGGATAACTTTGATACCTATATCTCTGCCCCATTTAAAACGGGTGATTTGGAGCATGAAGTGATTTTTGGATATTCATATAACAAATCAGATGAACTCTCAAACAAATACAGTTACCCAGATGGATATACCTATCCAGCGCTTGCAGATATTCATAATATCAACATTGCAAAACCAAATAAAACCCTTGATTTGGATTGGACAATTGGTAAAACGATTCAACAAGCGTTTTATTTAACTGGACGCTTCTCTTTGATGGAGGATTTAAAACTTATTACTGGTGGTCGAATCACAAGTTGGAAATATTATGCTAAGAATGCCAATACAAAACCAAGAATTCATGATGATGAATTTACGCCGTTTGCAGGATTGGTTTACAATATGGATGATAATCACTCAATTTATACAAGCTACACAGAGATTTTTAAACCTCAAAAAGAGAGAACTCAAAACGGTGATTATCTTGATCCAATTACCGGTAAAAACTATGAAGTGGGAATCAAAGGTGAGTATTTTGATGGTCAATTAAATGCGGGACTTTCTGTGTTTAGAATTGAACAAGACAATGTTGCACAAGAAAAAGATGGCGTGTTTGTTGTGGGGAATCCAACAGAAAAAGCACACAGTGCAGCTGAGGGTGTTACAAGTAAAGGGGTGGAACTGGAAGTTGCAGGAAACATCAATGATAATTGGGATATTGCTTTTGGTATTGCAAACTTTGAAGCCAAAGATGCGCAAGGTGAAAAAGTTTCTACTAAATCATCAAGAACAACAGCTAATTTTTTTACAAAATACAGATTGAATAAATTGAGTATGGGATTGGGTGCAAACTATCAAAGTAAGTTCTATACCGGAAGTGGTGCAAATAAAATTGAACAAAAAGCATATACCATTGCCAATGCAATGCTTTCATACGATGTGAATCAAAATTTAAAACTACAAATGAATGTGGATAATCTTTTCGATAAAGAGTATTATGAAGGAATTGGTAGTAACAGCATGGTGTATGGTGCGCCACGAACCACCATGCTAATGATGAAATACAGCTTTTAA
- a CDS encoding response regulator transcription factor, whose protein sequence is MSKNEFKDLKILYVEDDQNIANNAISYLKRLFKYVYSAKDGFEAIAQIESQKPDILITDIHMPKFNGLDMIEQIRTKNRQMQIIVLSAHSQKEYLFRAIELQLAKYLVKPIRHDVLYPVLLQCAKKIKESKPTLYKINKEYCFDLQKKQLFKNKQEIKMTHKERLFLLLLCENKEQLVSYEQIQEAIWYDSVMSDDALRSLVRNLRKKLSDNLIQNISKMGYKLNSEDLI, encoded by the coding sequence ATGAGTAAGAATGAATTTAAAGATTTAAAAATATTATACGTAGAAGATGATCAAAACATTGCAAACAATGCTATATCATATTTAAAAAGATTATTTAAGTATGTTTACAGTGCCAAAGATGGTTTTGAGGCCATCGCACAAATAGAATCACAAAAACCTGATATTTTAATCACAGATATCCATATGCCCAAATTTAATGGTTTAGATATGATTGAACAAATCAGGACAAAAAACAGACAAATGCAAATCATTGTTTTAAGTGCGCACTCTCAAAAAGAGTATCTGTTCAGAGCCATAGAATTGCAACTTGCAAAATATTTAGTAAAACCGATTCGTCATGATGTATTGTATCCTGTACTGCTTCAGTGCGCCAAAAAAATAAAGGAGAGTAAACCCACACTTTATAAAATAAATAAAGAGTACTGTTTTGATCTTCAAAAGAAACAACTTTTTAAAAACAAGCAAGAGATTAAAATGACGCATAAAGAAAGACTTTTTTTATTGCTGTTATGTGAAAACAAAGAACAATTGGTTTCATATGAACAAATACAAGAAGCCATTTGGTATGACTCAGTTATGAGTGATGATGCTTTACGTTCTTTGGTTCGTAATTTAAGAAAAAAACTTTCTGATAATTTGATTCAAAACATATCAAAAATGGGCTATAAACTTAATTCTGAAGACCTAATTTAA
- a CDS encoding putative quinol monooxygenase, with amino-acid sequence MAEITVIASIVAKPEYKDEIYKSLLELHKQTHANDEGCIQYDLHINNEEENGFTFIETWRDIDALLKHSQKAHFDAFKSFIEGKIDSMSVQKLQKVS; translated from the coding sequence ATGGCAGAAATTACAGTAATTGCATCTATTGTTGCAAAACCAGAGTATAAAGATGAAATCTATAAATCTTTGTTAGAATTACATAAACAGACACATGCAAACGATGAAGGGTGTATTCAATATGATTTGCATATAAACAATGAAGAAGAAAATGGCTTTACATTTATTGAGACGTGGAGAGATATAGATGCACTTTTAAAGCACTCTCAAAAAGCACATTTTGATGCCTTCAAATCTTTCATTGAGGGAAAAATTGATAGTATGAGTGTACAA
- a CDS encoding winged helix-turn-helix transcriptional regulator, whose protein sequence is MYIINDKSYKCSVSVTLDVFNDRWKLAIIWHLLDSDKRFKELHETINEITQKTLTVKLKELEEKNIINREVFPEVPPKVVYSLTEAGKKLQPVLEEMYKWGIFYTSKHGKITENHSCETSISSK, encoded by the coding sequence ATGTATATTATTAATGATAAATCTTATAAATGTTCTGTCTCTGTTACGCTGGATGTCTTCAATGACCGCTGGAAGTTAGCCATTATTTGGCACCTACTTGATAGCGATAAACGATTTAAAGAACTACATGAAACCATCAATGAAATTACTCAAAAAACACTCACTGTAAAACTTAAAGAGCTTGAAGAAAAAAACATCATCAACAGAGAAGTCTTTCCAGAAGTTCCTCCCAAAGTGGTCTATTCTTTGACTGAAGCAGGGAAAAAACTGCAACCCGTTCTTGAAGAGATGTATAAATGGGGCATTTTTTACACTTCTAAGCATGGAAAAATAACAGAAAACCACTCTTGCGAAACCTCAATTAGCTCTAAATAA
- a CDS encoding DMT family transporter — protein sequence MHKQENKTKYFIGMLVAMLIWGVAWTSGKAMAEHSNPQLAAFWRYFISFITILPVIYFMKTPLKADRIGWIYMLAAGLLVALFNYLFFAGLTHGQAGYGGTMVTSIAPILTYIMSIVLLGTKVTTRQIVALSIGMFGAMILLRIPTEGFGFLNLDSSYFLEAAVVWASVTILAQKASKRVDPMMYTLVVFGVAAFMNIWFALPFEPFNLQALDAIFWWNALFIGVMAGTFSTALFFISASKIGAHQTGVFLFIVPVGAIISSWFFYDETILLSTVMGCTMSFVAVMLFNSTRTFRLKKAKPIL from the coding sequence ATGCATAAACAAGAGAATAAAACAAAATATTTTATAGGCATGTTGGTTGCCATGTTGATTTGGGGAGTTGCTTGGACTTCTGGTAAGGCAATGGCAGAACACTCCAACCCTCAATTGGCAGCTTTTTGGCGATACTTTATCTCTTTTATTACGATTTTACCTGTTATATATTTTATGAAAACACCGCTCAAAGCTGATAGAATTGGCTGGATTTATATGTTGGCAGCAGGTTTGTTGGTTGCTTTATTTAACTATCTTTTTTTTGCTGGATTAACACATGGTCAAGCAGGCTATGGAGGAACGATGGTGACATCAATTGCCCCTATTTTAACGTATATCATGTCCATTGTTCTGTTGGGAACAAAAGTAACAACCAGACAAATTGTCGCATTGAGCATTGGTATGTTTGGTGCCATGATTTTGCTTCGAATACCCACTGAAGGTTTTGGTTTTTTAAATCTGGACAGTTCATATTTTTTGGAAGCGGCTGTAGTGTGGGCTTCGGTAACGATTTTAGCGCAAAAAGCTTCTAAAAGAGTTGATCCCATGATGTATACTTTGGTTGTTTTTGGAGTAGCAGCATTTATGAATATTTGGTTTGCATTACCATTTGAACCTTTTAATTTGCAAGCATTGGATGCAATTTTTTGGTGGAATGCACTTTTTATTGGGGTCATGGCGGGAACCTTCAGCACCGCACTCTTTTTTATTTCAGCCAGTAAAATTGGAGCACATCAAACAGGTGTATTTTTGTTTATTGTTCCAGTTGGTGCGATTATATCGAGTTGGTTTTTTTACGATGAAACCATACTGTTGTCAACCGTGATGGGCTGTACCATGTCATTTGTGGCAGTCATGTTATTTAACAGTACACGAACATTTCGCTTAAAAAAAGCAAAACCTATTTTATAA
- the sucD gene encoding succinate--CoA ligase subunit alpha has translation MSILVNKNTKVIVQGFTGKEATFHAEQCIEYGTQIVGGVTPYKGGTTHLGLPVFNTVKEAVDTTKATVSLIFVPPRFVADAIMEAASCGIELCVAITEGAPVKDIQIAKAYANKNGMKIIGPNCPGIITSGECKLGILPGSVFKKGRIGLISKSGTLTYEAANQVVQVGLGISTAVGIGGDPIIGLSYKELLMQFEQDNETDAIVMIGEIGGMLEIEAAHFIKEHITKPVVAFISGQTAPKGKRMGHAGAIVSGGKGTAKEKMEALESCGVTVVKSPGHIGKTVKEIIG, from the coding sequence ATGTCTATTTTAGTTAATAAAAACACCAAAGTGATTGTACAAGGTTTTACAGGAAAAGAAGCCACCTTTCATGCAGAACAATGTATTGAGTATGGCACTCAAATTGTGGGTGGAGTTACGCCTTATAAAGGGGGAACTACTCATCTTGGTCTGCCTGTATTTAATACGGTGAAAGAAGCAGTTGACACGACAAAAGCAACCGTATCATTAATCTTTGTTCCTCCTAGATTTGTGGCTGATGCGATCATGGAAGCAGCCAGTTGTGGCATTGAACTTTGTGTGGCCATCACTGAAGGTGCGCCTGTAAAAGATATTCAAATTGCCAAAGCGTATGCCAATAAAAATGGCATGAAAATCATTGGACCAAATTGCCCAGGTATTATTACTTCAGGTGAGTGTAAACTGGGAATTTTGCCAGGATCTGTGTTTAAAAAAGGTCGAATTGGTTTGATTTCCAAATCAGGAACGCTTACTTATGAAGCCGCTAATCAAGTGGTTCAAGTGGGTCTTGGTATTTCAACTGCGGTTGGAATTGGGGGTGATCCCATCATTGGATTAAGTTATAAAGAGTTGTTAATGCAGTTTGAACAAGACAATGAAACCGATGCCATTGTGATGATTGGAGAGATTGGAGGCATGCTTGAAATTGAAGCAGCACACTTTATCAAAGAGCATATCACCAAACCAGTTGTTGCGTTTATCTCTGGACAAACAGCACCCAAAGGGAAACGCATGGGCCATGCAGGTGCGATTGTAAGTGGTGGCAAAGGAACAGCAAAAGAGAAAATGGAAGCCTTAGAGTCGTGTGGTGTGACTGTAGTGAAATCACCCGGACACATTGGAAAAACAGTTAAAGAAATAATAGGATAA
- the sucC gene encoding ADP-forming succinate--CoA ligase subunit beta codes for MNIHEYQAKQIFHKYYLPTPKGFVANSINETIQCAKKLGGKKWVLKAQVHTGGRGKAGGIKIANSLEEVKIYANELLGMRLITKQTGPEGKLVTKIYIEEGVNIQYEAYLGITLDRNIEMPVMMGSREGGVEIEKVAAENPKAIKKIPIDPTVGFQDFHGRELAFELGIFKEDMQAFIKFAKTLYRIYVEDDAELIEINPLVKTDENNFLALDGKMGLDDSALFRHDDIEAMRDISQENKAEVEAKEYGLSYVKLDGNVGCMVNGAGLAMATMDIINYEGGLPANFLDVGGGASAQSVAKGFELILKDENVKSIFVNIFAGIVRCDRIANGILEATQNIEVNVPIIVRLDGTNAKEASEILKSANISNIIVAHSLEDGAQKAVQAAKA; via the coding sequence ATGAATATTCATGAGTACCAAGCCAAACAGATATTTCATAAGTATTACCTCCCTACTCCCAAAGGTTTTGTTGCCAATAGTATCAATGAAACCATTCAGTGTGCTAAAAAATTGGGTGGAAAAAAATGGGTTTTAAAAGCTCAAGTTCATACTGGTGGACGAGGCAAAGCCGGTGGTATTAAAATTGCCAACTCCTTGGAAGAAGTCAAAATATATGCCAATGAATTACTTGGTATGAGGCTTATTACTAAGCAGACTGGTCCGGAAGGAAAATTGGTTACTAAAATTTATATTGAAGAGGGTGTCAACATTCAATATGAAGCTTATTTAGGCATTACATTAGATAGAAACATTGAAATGCCTGTTATGATGGGTTCACGTGAAGGGGGTGTAGAGATTGAAAAAGTGGCAGCAGAAAACCCAAAAGCCATCAAAAAAATCCCGATTGACCCCACGGTTGGTTTTCAAGACTTTCATGGACGAGAACTTGCATTTGAATTGGGTATTTTTAAAGAGGACATGCAAGCCTTTATTAAATTTGCAAAAACCTTGTACCGAATCTATGTGGAGGATGATGCTGAACTCATTGAAATTAATCCGTTGGTGAAAACCGATGAAAACAATTTCCTTGCATTGGATGGGAAAATGGGTTTAGATGACAGTGCGTTGTTCAGACACGATGACATTGAAGCCATGAGAGATATTTCACAAGAGAATAAAGCAGAAGTAGAAGCCAAAGAGTATGGACTTTCTTACGTAAAATTGGATGGAAATGTAGGATGCATGGTCAATGGTGCAGGTCTTGCGATGGCAACCATGGATATCATTAATTATGAAGGAGGTTTACCCGCAAACTTCTTAGATGTGGGTGGAGGTGCCAGTGCACAAAGTGTTGCAAAAGGGTTTGAACTCATTTTAAAGGATGAAAATGTCAAATCGATTTTTGTCAATATCTTTGCTGGCATTGTACGGTGTGATCGAATTGCCAATGGTATTTTAGAAGCAACACAAAACATTGAAGTCAATGTGCCTATTATTGTAAGACTTGATGGAACAAATGCCAAAGAGGCTTCTGAAATTTTAAAAAGTGCCAATATTTCAAATATCATTGTGGCTCACTCACTTGAAGATGGGGCACAAAAAGCTGTGCAAGCAGCCAAAGCATAA